The region TTTCCAAGCTCCGGTAGAAGTCAGGTAGGGAGAGAAGCTGATGTTGATTCTTCAGAGAATCATCACACTGCAGTTCGATCAGTTCTAATTGCAGACTCTCACTTCTTCTGCATCCACCGAAAACGGAGCCGCAAACAGTGTGATTTCCTTCTCAATGACAGAAAAATCTTGAAAGCGCAGAAGAGTGACTTCTGTAATGAGAGATGTGATCACAGACACATATTCTCCCATTTTAGCAGAGAGCTTAGCATTTGGAAATGCGCATTTGATTTCAGTCAGTGTTGGGAAGTGCGCTACATTAAAGTTGCGCAGTTGTGACTCGGAGAGACGGAGCTTCGCACGGAATGCTTTCATGTGTGCATGCAGCTGTGGTACCAGCTGCTCTTTGCCTTGTAGTCTCTTGTTCAGGGTGTTGAGATGATCAGTGAGATAAACTAAAAAAGCCAGGTCTGCCAACCATAAAGGGTCACTGAGCTCATGCAGAGGTCTGCCCTTTTCTTTCAAAAACTTGCCGATATTTGATCTCAGGGAATAAAACCGCTGCAGCACGGAGCCGCGGCTGAGCCAATACACTTCAGACTGGTAGAGTAGGTCCCCGTATTCAGCATCGACATCAGAGAGTAATGCTTGAAATTCTCTGTGGTAAAGCCCTCGTGCCCGAATTATGTTGACAGTTTTCACAACTGTGTTCATCACGTCGCCAAGCTGTACTGTCTTAGCACAGAGGGCTTCTTGGTGGATGATGCAGTGCATTTTGACAGCCTCACCTCCGCTCTCCCGCACCTTGGCGCATACTAAAGATGCCATTCCTTTGCGCTCGCCTGTCATTGCTGGAGCCCCATCCGTTGTAATTCCAAACAGCTTGTCCCATTGAAGTCCAGCCTGGTCAATTGCATCTGAGACAGCTTCAAAAATGTCCTTCCCAGTTGTTGTCCTCTTTAGACTCCGAAGATCAAGCAGTTCCTCCGTAATGCAAAAAGTATCATCCACTCCCCGCAAAAAAATGAACAACTGTGCAGTGTCCGTGGCATCTGCGCTCTCATCACACGCAATCAAGTAAAAATCGAAAGCACAAGCTTTATGTGACACTTGCTGTTTTAAGTTGTTTGACAAGTCTTCACTGTATTTCTGGGCATGCTGACATTGTTGAAATCCTGCATTTTCTTCGGGCACATTATTCCCACGACTTTAGTGAGGCACTGTTAGATGAAATCACCGTCTGAGAAAGGTTTCCCGTGTAGGGCAATGAGTTGAGCTACTTCATAACTGGCTATCGTTGCATTTTCTTGAGCTTTGTTAGCAcggaaaaaaaactgttgctgCGTTAGCAGGCTAGCTCTTCCCACTCAGCGCCAGTGTAGGACGTGAAGGTCTGATGTTTCGTTTCATAATGCCTTCGTACATTGTACTCTTTCATCACGGCAACACTCTCattacaaatcaaacaaacacacttccccttgttttctacaaaaaaatattcatttttccaCCGAGTCTGAAATTTTCTGCACTCGTTAGCAATCTTGCGTCTCTTCGGGTCCGCCATTTCTGGTGACcctcagcattttttttcttgcttgctTTGAAGAGACGCTGCCTTGTTTAAGACAGTAGCTCCACCTAGTGTTTTAACTAAGAAGTACAACACAGTTAAGCACAAATATTATGTGTGGGCCGTAGTCCATTACATTTTTAGACTTTGATACGGGCCAATTAAAAATGGATGGCTGGCCGTAGTTGGCCCGCGGGCCGTAGTTTGGACACCCCTGTGCTAGAGTGtagaccatggatgtattaaagggaaactttgctgATTTTCAACCAGCACTGTATCCTTACAGTATGGGTAGTATATGGAAATGAATAATGTTTAACCTCCTTCCATGTTGCCTGCACCCAGAGTTCCCCTCTCAAAGGtgggtctcccaaaacactccatctagcaaaaaaaaaaaaaaaaaagcagacactaaaatatcactctactaaatactttaaaatatcatcatatttggaagaaaactagtttcatgatacaAGGCTGAATATCGCGCTGTGGAATCAGAGACAACAGAGTGTGGATGTACAAAACCCCCTGTTGCTGCTACAACTTGGGCTCACCCGTGACATCACTGACAATAGGGGGCGGGGAATACGGACTAGATCCAAAGAAAACATCTGCACATGTTCAGTCCAGTTGTGTACTGAGTTCTTTCCTTCATTTATGGACTTACTGTTCACTTTGTTTGTGGACATGTGTGTGCGTTTATGAGCATGTAAACTGCATTCTGTTCTGTGACACTCTGTGATTGAAAGAGGGTAATGTTAGCAGGAGCAGGTGGATGATGCTATGATATGTAGCTTCATGGGTTTGTGCTAGTTCAGTAGGATACAAGGCAGTATTCAGCATTTGTACAGActaatcaaggaaataattcATGTGTTATGTTGATAAATATGTTTAATCTGTTGTACATGTGGCAACGTTCATATCTCGTAGCTTTGCGTACACAAGGTTGAAGAAGCATCTGGCTACCCTATATTGTTATAAGCCTTTAGTTCATTCTTATTGATATGTTGATTTATGTTATCCTTACTGCTCTATATGTCATACTAGCCTGAACATTGTGATACTACTTACATCTACTACTTATTAtctacttatttatatataataataataaaaataataatatggcATTTAACACCATTTATTACCATTGATTGTGTAGTGGATGGTTCAACTGGTACAAGTCATCCTAATGTGtttggccactagagggcatTATTGCTTCATTTTGGATTATCCAGCATATGTATTCTGTGCCACCTGTACAAAAAGGGAAGCAGTTTCCTGGAGATTatcattcattatattttttccattgtttatttcagatatACCACACATTGCACATGTTGATGATATTCCACAAACAACCCTTCAGTAAGGTATTCTGGCAGTGAGAATGAACACAATCTGTGGAAGCTCTTTCTTCATCGAATGAGTTGCCCAAGCCTTCTGACAGAGGCCAGGAATATCAGGTTGTAGCACACCAGTGACTATCGCACACAGTGTCCCCTACAGTGGAGGAGGAAGCAACCACAGGAACGACGTTATAGCTACAGCCTGACGTCAGCTgctgagtttctctgtgataacactaacacaaacaaagaaatagctttacaatataattTCAGAACAGGGATATGGTGCTAATATTACAACTTATGAAGACGAATATAATGCAGCTGCACTAAAGCTGTGTAATAGTGCTGCACAATAGACTTTGCATATTTGTCAGAAATGTTCACATACAGCACAAAGTTTGTTATAGTACTTTGTCACCATTGAAAAGCACAATGGGTTCCCTTTAAAAAGCCTTCACTGGTATCTTTGTCTCAGTGTTTTCATTGTGAAATTAACCTAAAATGCAGTTGCAGATGACTTGTGACCACCAATTAATGTTCACAAGTCTGGATGCTAGATGGCCTGGCTCGGTCATCACCGGGTCATCGATTTGAGCAAATTATGGCAAATATACACAGTTAATTCTATTGCATGTTTAACTACTAAGTATACAATGTCAATCAtgcttaaacaaaaaaaaaggaaagtacCATTTACTGCAATACCTGCTTCTTATACTCCAGTTGCTCAATTTCTAGTTTGAGCTTTTTAATCTCCAACTGTTTTTTAATGTCCAGCTCCAGGTTCCGTTTATAGAGGGACTTCACATTGTCTGCTCAAACCTGTAAAAATAGTTTTAGTTGATAGGACACTGAGGTGTTCATCAAGCAACAGAGATGACTGGGATAGACTTTTCAGTCATGTTGATGTTGTACTGTGTTCATGATTCACTTAGGGTGGTGCATTCTTGGTAAGGCTCACTTTATAAGATGGACACAGGACTATTAGAAATTTAAAAAGCCTTACCATTTGCATTGTTGAGGGCCTAGAGGTGGAGGCCACAGGCTGAGGGGAGTGTTGCGCACCTGAAGCAGTTAAGCCTATGTGCAGACTACCACAAGCCTTTCATTGATACATCAGGCATACTTGGGTCCACAATTTCACCATATGATGAAGATAAATTTACTCCCAAAGCCATCCCTGACTACACAGACAGTGGTTCCTAATCATTGATCTCAACCTGAATGATGGTTTAAGAGAACTGCATAAAGTGGATTCGACACATCAGCAGTCATTGATAAGAGTACATAATGGCTTGCTTTGTGTGTGGCTCAACAACGGTGTGTGCTGACAGCTTGCGCAAAACCATAGTATCTCCTTTAACTGCAAATTAGATAAagactttctttcctttccacTCTGTCATCTCCTTTAGGATGACAATGTTTTAGGAGCGAGTCCATTTAAGATGGCTTATTGAGATGCACTGATCAAGTGAAAGAGCTGCGGTGAGCCACATTAGTGCAACTCAAACTTTTTTATTCAATGAAATATGTCCATTTAAAGAAACCATGCactttgacttttcatctgaTGTCACATTTGGAAATAGTAATGATAATCAAAGTGTATTGAGGCAGTGGTGCATTTGAGATGTGAAGCAGGTTTATTTTCTGAGATATGGACTTACATCAGGTTGAATAGCCATCGTTTCTGTTGCAGTAAGGGGCAAAACTAGCAATACTGTGGCTCAATAAGTGgagtaataaataattaaataaaacagaaaattaatgacaAAGTCAAACAGTgaacaaaagacatttgagtTGCATTTCAGCATCACTCCTGTCCCTCCTTAAGATACAACTTTGAAATTTTCCCAGATATGATAGTTTGGTGAGCTATTAGGTTAATGATATTTAGCATAAGTGAGCTTCCTAGTTGtatacaattaattaaaaatgtctaCATTTGGAGGAGTAATAAAACAAAGTAGTCTTATTTAATGCTGAAACAGTCAGATCACAAGGAGGCagtgttgtcttttttgttgatttaattCATGCTCAATAAGCAAAGCGCACAGAAATACTGAGAGAACATGCAGAGAAAGCAAAAGTTTGTTTAgtacaaaacaaactaaaatgattctgttttcatttaatctaGTCTAAAAGAAGATGCACAGAGCATTAATGTATTTCTTACATGCAACATTGTATTTAAGAGACAGGACATACTATGTTTAAATATCAATAGATATGACATCTCTAAAACAGCATTGAGTGTACACTTAAATGTCTGGTTTTAACTGTAGCAATACCTGGAATTTGCCTGGAATATCCTACATTtcactgacaaaacatttttgtagcCTCTGTAGCAGAAAAACCGCTGTGCCTTAAAAAAGCCAAAACATGTCACATAAACTGACCAAatcatatttatcttttttcagAGTTTTGGTTCAACTTGCCTAAAGAAAATTTCATTGATTTAGAAACAGATATGATTTAGAAACATCGAAGTAAAgtgtattttgaatttttaaatctgtgCAAAGCATATTTGGCAGTGTCATTGCTATGCAGCCAGTGATAACAGCAACTTAAACATCAATTTTGAAATTCTCCAGTGTTATACAATTTAAATGAAGTAGTCTATTGTAAATTCAAATTGGATTTGGTCAATTGAATGTAACATGTATTAGAGCTTTCCATTATATTTCATGAATGAATCGATCCAATATCTATAGTCAGGAATCTTGGCATAGTTGTACATTTTTGGGCCACCTCCATGTGGACTGAAGGTGGAGGACACCACCCCGTATGCCTTTCCATCTTCACAGACCAGTGGACCACCAGAGTCTCCCTGGAAGTACATATACAGGATGCAGTGATTCCTCAACACCAGTGAATCAAGTATCATTGTTGACCAACGTTTGTTTGTCCATgtcatgttataaatgttataaatgtacGTACCACACCCGGTCCAATGTCTCCCTGAGAGCAGTATGAGTTTTTGGTAACACACTGCTTTTCATCACTTAGTGTTACATTGGCTTCCATGAGTGTACGAGACATATATCCTGTGTTGCTGCTTGTTGTGCCCCAGCCGGAGACTATACATGATTTTGGCAGAGAGCTGTCACCTTGACCTGCGAGACCAATGGGTTTCACagtgttgctgaaatgtgcctTGGAGCTCATCTTGTGGAACagggagaaataaaaacaaaaaacaaaacaagtatgAAGGTAAAATATCAATTCAGATTTCTCCAATACTTTATCTGTTACTAACACATTATCTGATTATTTATTGTTCAGGGATGTGCATGCATTATTTAAGTTCTCTTTTTGATAAATGCATTCAATAGAGCATTTGcaaataataacaaacaaaaatttaaaattccaaaaataaacaaaaataaattttttGCTATTAATTGCAATAATTTTAAAGGCGTTAATCTGTGTTTTACCTTGAGTAACATTATGTCATTTGTCAGGTCAGTTGCATTGTAGTCCTTACGTGGAAATGCTTGGTCCACAGGTATCTCCTGTATgccattagttttttttttgtaaatgtgaacTCCTAGTAAGACTGTGTAGGACctgaaatgacatgaaattaaatgcaaaacatgatCTAAGAATAaactagttttttttctgtgtaggCTTTGCATtcacaatatgaaaatattaagaGACTTAAATTTATGTTGTATTCACAAAGCCATCACAGAGCATATTTGTTACATAGATATCATGTATTGCTGCAGTCTTAATACATGTGGGGACAAATAAGAGAGTCTTGGTTTTTGGGATGAGGAATTCTATCAGGGGACCCAGAATTCCTAGAATCATCCGTGTCAGTAGGTAAACATAAAGTTTGTTCAACTTACTTGGCTTCACAGTGGGCTGCAGTCATCACAAAATCCTCATTCAGAAGAAAGCCaccacagtgttttgttttaccaCTTGGCATCTTCCCCTCCAAAAGCACCATGTAGGGCCTGCTATGTGCCACAGCCTCATGACCTCCAATAATTTTCCCTGTATGAACtaggagaggaaaataaataaatgaatataaacatatatatacatgttaCTATAATGCTACTATAATACCCTGTATGTACATtataaaatgccataaaaactaTGCTTAACTTACCTTGATCATCAAGAGTCAGCGCAAGTATCAGTATAATAAGTTTACACTGGATATTCATGGTGAGATCACAGTCCACTTGAGCTACTGAAGAGCAATGGCACACATCACCGACAATTTCAGTCTTTAAATGCTCTGCTGTATTAGAGAAAGAAGGAAGCGTTTGCGTAGTGTGCATATGCAAACAATGTGGTTTTGAGGAGGAGGCCCTTATCACAAAGGTTAGATTTTCAAGGAACAAGTCAAAAGtctttattcagtgtttgatAAATTACATatggtgtgtgtggtttattGATGACTCTGATGTGACACACACAGCCTTGCAGATTTACTGAAGATCTATTAGCATTTCATGCTCAGTGCCATGGCTTTCTTAGAGATCACACAGCCCCAAAGGAAACATTATTCTAATGTTATCATGTCATAAGACAGTGCGTAAACAAGCAGTGGTTTGAAAGTGGTGTTCGTGAAACTTATAGTAACATGAAATTAGACCTTTtagctgccaaaaaaaaaaaaaaaaaactcataagAGATCAATTGACACACTCcatttttattactgtatttaaattattGTACATTACGGTAAAGTAATATTTTTATCAGTCTTTAaggttttgaaataaaatgattccCCACCAAATCCTGAAGCCTGAATTGTGAGACAGGCAACAGTTAGTAAGTAAAATTTCTGTAGTCTTTTACTGTGCCAACCACTGTTAGACCTTTTTCCTGAACATAAGCCACTGGCGTCCTCTTCATGCCCTTGTTCCTTTACAGTAATAAAATCAGTTGTGATGAGGGAAGGATTTGTTtctattttgtctgttttttctgttttgttttttctttttttctgaactATTGTTATATTGCCtattcattcatgtgttttcaagtttgtactgatgatttaaagTATGGATGTAAAGACAGCATTATTTGAGTATTGCAGGGTAGAACTACTTAGCCTTAGCATTATAATACAGTATTCTAAATAAAATTGTTATCTATGTTATTACCCTTGTTGTAATTAATGAAATCTTATTCATTCTAACATAACCCTTGGATGGTTTGAGTGCttatatagaaaaatatacACGGACAAGCAACACAGTGCTTAGATTTATGCtataatgtttgtattttcaaacagtatgCTTTGCTTTTAAAAGAGAAAGTATTTGAGTATGAGGAATAACCAACAGGTTTTTGCAAAGGAAACACAAATGCAAGTTTGGCTGGAGTTGCTAGAGTGtagaccatggatgtattaaagggaaactttgctgATTTTCAACCAGCACTGTATCGTTACAGTATGGGTAGTATATGGAAATGAATAATGTTTAACCTCCTTCCATGTTGCCTGCACCCAGAGTTCCCCTCTCAAAGGTggtctcccaaaacactccatctagcaaaaaaaaaaaaaaaagcagacactaaaacATCATTCTACTaaagactttaaaatatcatcatatttggaagaaaactagtttcatgatacaAGGCTGAATATCGCGCTGTGGAATCAGAAACAAcagagtgtggaggaggaagcaACCACAGGAACGACGTTATAGCTGCAGCCTGACGTCAActgctgattttctctgtgataACACTAACACTgtcacaaacaaagaaatagctttacaatataatgtcaGAACAGAGATACGGTGCTAATATTGCAACTTATGAAGACGAATATAATGCAGCTACACTATGTCTTTGTAATAGTGCTGCACAGTAGACTTTGCACATTTGtcagaaatattcacataaaGCACAAAATTTTTTACAGTACTTTGTCACCATTAATAAACACAATGGGTTCCCTTTAAAAAGCAGTCACTGGTAACTTTGTCTCAGTGCTTTCATTGTGAAATTAACCTAAAATGCTGTTGCAGATGACTTGTGACCACCAATTAATGTTCACAAGTCTGGATGCTAGATGGCCTGGCTCGGTCGTCACCGGGTCATCGGTTTGAGCAAGTTATGGCAAATATACACAGTTAATTCTATTGCATGTTTAACTACTAAGTATACAATGTCAATCAtgcttaaacaaaaaaaatgtaagtacCATTTACAACAAAGTTAATTCTATTGCTTGTTTAACTGTGACACTGATCAAGTAATTTCCTCTCCTTTTattaacacaacattttaaaggacTTCTACTGGGGGACAGAGGATACGCATGTACACGATACTTGATGACCCCTTATCCTGACCCACAGACACCACTACAAAGGTGTTTTACTGTGGCCCTCGGTAAATGCAGGGTCAACATAGAGTTGACTGTCAGGGTCATCAAGTCCCGTTTCAACTGCCTCCGTGGCCTGAGGGTCTCTCCCAAGCAGGCTTGCCAAATAACATCAGCATGTGTGGTGTTCCACAAAATTGCCACTATAAGGAAAGAGAGAGCCATTAATGGCACCCGACGTTGTGGACCCCATTGCCCTCGATCACTCCACTGGTACAGCCATCAGACAGGCCATCACTAAacaatgtaacaacaacaaaaacaacaaaaaagaataaaccaatcacttgtttattcattaaaatgtcTGCCTTTgctgggaaaagaaaaaaagtcaaagcatACAATGTCAATCGTGcttacacaaaaacattttcaggtaCCATCCACTGCAATACTGCCTTCTCATACTCAAGTTGCTCAATTTCTAGTTTGAGCTTTTTAATCTCCAACACTTTTTTAATGTCCAGCTCCAGGTTCCGTTTATAGAGGGACTTCACATTGTCTGCTCGAACCTGTAAAAATAGTTTTAGTTGATAGCACACTGAGGTGTTCATCAAGCAACAGAGATGACTGGGATAGACTTTTCAGTCATGTTGATGTTGTACTGGGTTCATGATTCACTTAGCGTGGTGCATTCTTGGTAAGGCTCACTTTATAAGATGGACGCAGGACTACTAGAAATTAAAAAAGCCTTACCATTTGCATTGTTGAGGGCCTAGAGGTGGAGGCCACAGGCTGAGGGGAGTGTTGCGCACCTGAAGCAGTTAAGCCTATATGCAGACTACCACAAGCCTTTCATTGATACATCAGGCATACTTGGGTCCACAATTTCACCATATGATGAAGATAAATTTACTCCCAAAGCCATCCCTGACTACACAGACAGTGGTTCCTAATCATTGATCTCCACCTGAATGATGGTTTAAGAGAACTGCATAAAGTGGATTCGACACATCAGCAGACATTGATAAGAGTACATAATGGCTTGCTTTGTGTGTGGCTCAACAAGGGTGTGTGCTGACAGCTTGCGCAAAACCATAGTATCTCCTTTAACTGCAAATTATATAAagactttctttcctttccacTCTGTCATCTCCTTTAGGATGACAATGTTTTAGGAGTGAGTCCATTTAAGATGGCTTATTGAGATGCATTGATCAAGTGAAAGAGCTGTGGTGAGCCACATTAGTGCAACTCCAGCTTTTTTATT is a window of Thunnus thynnus chromosome 8, fThuThy2.1, whole genome shotgun sequence DNA encoding:
- the LOC137187995 gene encoding granzyme G-like isoform X1 encodes the protein MHTTQTLPSFSNTAEHLKTEIVGDVCHCSSVAQVDCDLTMNIQCKLIILILALTLDDQVHTGKIIGGHEAVAHSRPYMVLLEGKMPSGKTKHCGGFLLNEDFVMTAAHCEAKSYTVLLGVHIYKKKTNGIQEIPVDQAFPRKDYNATDLTNDIMLLKMSSKAHFSNTVKPIGLAGQGDSSLPKSCIVSGWGTTSSNTGYMSRTLMEANVTLSDEKQCVTKNSYCSQGDIGPGVGDSGGPLVCEDGKAYGVVSSTFSPHGGGPKMYNYAKIPDYRYWIDSFMKYNGKL
- the LOC137187995 gene encoding granzyme E-like isoform X2, with amino-acid sequence MHTTQTLPSFSNTAEHLKTEIVGDVCHCSSVAQVDCDLTMNIQCKLIILILALTLDDQVHTGKIIGGHEAVAHSRPYMVLLEGKMPSGKTKHCGGFLLNEDFVMTAAHCEAKSYTVLLGVHIYKKKTNGIQEIPVDQAFPRKDYNATDLTNDIMLLKMSSKAHFSNTVKPIGLAGQGDSSLPKSCIVSGWGTTNSNTGHMSHRLMEANVTLSDEEQCVTENSYCSQGDIGPAVGDSGGPLVYEDGKTYGVLSYTSSPHGGGPKIYRYAKIPHYSC